The following proteins are encoded in a genomic region of Acidobacteriota bacterium:
- a CDS encoding TlpA family protein disulfide reductase → MRLFLILIIISLSAFAALSQTSLKPGSPAPVFTSQSIDGNFFDLESKRGSIVVLTFWSTTCQICREEIPRLNQFTSRYVDKDVIFIALTMENEDRVAPFLRKNPFNFTIMPNSLGALLQYADRDRGGNLDMGFPSFFVIDQDGKLDYRSSGYGGSAALGQAIDRLILGKRTE, encoded by the coding sequence ATGCGACTATTTTTGATCCTCATCATCATCTCGCTTTCCGCCTTTGCCGCACTATCGCAGACGAGCCTCAAGCCCGGTTCGCCCGCTCCCGTGTTTACTTCGCAGTCGATCGACGGGAACTTTTTCGATCTCGAATCAAAACGCGGTTCTATTGTCGTCCTGACATTTTGGTCAACGACCTGTCAGATCTGCCGTGAAGAGATACCGAGACTGAACCAATTTACCTCGCGTTACGTTGATAAAGACGTCATATTCATCGCCCTTACGATGGAAAACGAAGATCGCGTGGCACCTTTCCTGCGAAAGAACCCGTTCAATTTCACGATCATGCCAAACAGTCTGGGTGCGCTTCTGCAATACGCCGACCGCGACCGCGGCGGAAATCTCGACATGGGCTTTCCTTCGTTTTTCGTCATCGACCAAGACGGTAAACTCGACTACCGTTCGAGCGGCTATGGCGGATCCGCAGCTCTCGGCCAGGCGATCGATCGGTTGATATTAGGAAAGCGTACGGAATAA
- a CDS encoding TlpA family protein disulfide reductase produces MQKILFLIVLALFVGSVSAQKNTVQGEPIDFTATDMYGKKVSTADLRGKVVVLNLWFINCPNCLSEIKALNQIVEEYKNVKDVVFLAPAASPKRELEAFLKKYPFNYQVLPDSIMMIIMKFGTPSKSGELNVPFPMHYVLDRNGNTIVKVQGTKGVAAVRSELARQFPAVAATTKP; encoded by the coding sequence ATGCAAAAAATCCTGTTCCTGATCGTGCTTGCGCTTTTTGTCGGCTCAGTTTCGGCTCAAAAGAATACGGTTCAAGGCGAACCGATCGATTTCACCGCGACCGATATGTACGGCAAGAAGGTGTCGACCGCGGATCTGCGCGGTAAGGTCGTGGTTTTGAATCTCTGGTTCATTAACTGCCCCAATTGCCTGAGTGAGATCAAGGCGCTGAATCAGATCGTCGAAGAATACAAGAACGTTAAGGACGTTGTGTTCCTCGCCCCCGCCGCCAGCCCGAAGCGCGAACTCGAAGCTTTTCTTAAGAAATATCCGTTCAATTATCAGGTATTGCCTGATTCGATAATGATGATCATTATGAAATTTGGGACGCCGAGTAAAAGCGGCGAGCTCAATGTGCCGTTCCCGATGCATTACGTGCTTGACCGCAACGGAAATACGATCGTCAAAGTGCAGGGCACAAAAGGTGTGGCAGCGGTGCGGTCTGAGCTGGCAAGGCAGTTCCCGGCTGTTGCTGCTACGACAAAGCCTTAA
- a CDS encoding TetR/AcrR family transcriptional regulator, producing the protein MPRPVKSGAAAKATVPDKREAILRAATKVFAGRGYFNSKVSDIAGAAGIADGTVYLYFKSKDDILHSIFDRAMSEFIAEGKQELAKIDDPVLKLRRIAELHLGKLGADRDMAIVFQVELRGSTKFMQEFSAAGFAEYLDIIRVTIADGQRAGIFRDDIKPIVCAKILYGALDEMVTNWILSKHRYPLEPMADEVLKIFFGGTIVK; encoded by the coding sequence ATGCCCAGGCCAGTGAAGAGCGGAGCGGCGGCAAAAGCCACTGTACCCGACAAAAGAGAGGCGATTTTGCGTGCTGCGACCAAGGTGTTCGCGGGCCGCGGCTATTTCAATTCAAAGGTCTCGGACATTGCCGGTGCCGCTGGCATCGCTGACGGCACGGTCTATCTATATTTTAAGAGCAAGGACGATATCTTGCATTCGATCTTTGACCGGGCGATGTCCGAGTTCATTGCCGAGGGCAAGCAGGAATTGGCAAAGATCGACGATCCCGTGTTGAAGCTCCGCCGGATCGCCGAACTGCATCTTGGCAAGCTCGGGGCCGATCGTGATATGGCGATCGTGTTCCAGGTCGAGCTTCGCGGTTCGACCAAGTTCATGCAGGAATTTTCGGCGGCGGGCTTTGCCGAATATCTCGATATAATCCGCGTGACGATTGCGGACGGGCAGCGGGCCGGAATCTTTCGCGACGACATCAAACCGATCGTCTGTGCCAAGATCCTCTATGGAGCTCTTGACGAGATGGTGACCAACTGGATCCTCTCAAAACACAGATATCCGCTCGAACCGATGGCTGACGAAGTGCTCAAGATCTTTTTCGGAGGAACAATCGTTAAATGA
- a CDS encoding long-chain fatty acid--CoA ligase, translating to MTQTAESRSTISETAAASGRPTTLAELFLIAAEKFDRRDALNYKRDGEWRPISSSEIVERSENIALGLYSIGLRKGDRAAILAANSPEWTLSDAGCQFAGVVDVPIYTTLAPDSVAYIINDSGTRVFFLQNRETYERIQHILPNCKSIEALVFYDIDGVTAENAISLADLEEKGKQLDTEQPEVISQLVSSSQPGDIATLIYTSGTTGEPKGVMLSHANLISNVIDAAEKYEFQGRDTSLSVLPLSHVFERTGMYVYIMYGMAVHYAESIEKVPDNLQEVKPTIFIGVPRIFEKVYEKARMTAARSSQIRERIFDWAIDVAKEFARLNEKGEPIPVALTAKHNLADTFVYSKLRQFFGGNLRFCITGGAALSDEIYLIFTGAGIHIMQGYGLTETSPVISSNNPKNIRVGTVGKPIRNVEVRIASDGEIETRGPGVMLGYYHKEEATREVFTEDGWFRTGDIGDLDADGYLIITDRKKELFKTSGCKYIAPSHIEQLIKSSRFVNQVVLVGNERKFPAALIVPNFEMLESYSELKGLDIKTPAEFCRHDRIKNLFERQVAHFTESLSSFEKVKKIALIENELSVDGGELTPTLKVKRRVVDEKYKALIDELYSGS from the coding sequence ATGACCCAAACTGCCGAGAGTAGATCGACGATCAGTGAAACTGCAGCAGCGAGCGGCCGGCCGACGACGCTTGCGGAATTGTTTTTGATCGCCGCCGAAAAATTTGACCGCCGCGATGCTCTGAATTACAAACGTGACGGCGAATGGCGGCCGATCTCATCATCGGAGATCGTCGAACGCTCAGAGAATATCGCCCTCGGGCTGTATTCGATCGGCCTGCGAAAGGGCGACCGGGCGGCGATACTGGCGGCAAATTCGCCGGAATGGACGTTGTCCGATGCCGGATGTCAGTTCGCGGGCGTAGTGGACGTGCCGATCTATACGACACTCGCTCCGGATTCGGTTGCATATATAATCAACGACTCCGGCACCCGCGTCTTCTTTCTGCAAAATAGAGAGACCTATGAACGCATCCAACACATTCTGCCGAACTGTAAGTCGATCGAAGCGTTGGTCTTTTATGACATCGATGGCGTGACCGCCGAAAACGCGATCTCGCTCGCGGATCTTGAGGAAAAGGGAAAACAGCTGGACACGGAACAGCCCGAGGTGATCTCGCAGCTGGTAAGCTCATCGCAGCCCGGTGACATCGCCACGCTGATCTATACCAGCGGTACGACCGGCGAGCCTAAGGGTGTGATGCTTTCGCACGCAAATCTCATTTCAAACGTAATCGATGCGGCTGAGAAATATGAGTTCCAGGGCCGCGACACTTCGCTATCGGTGCTGCCGCTATCGCACGTATTTGAGCGGACCGGAATGTACGTTTACATAATGTACGGAATGGCCGTCCACTATGCCGAGTCGATCGAAAAGGTGCCCGACAATCTGCAGGAAGTAAAGCCGACGATCTTTATCGGGGTGCCGCGCATCTTTGAAAAGGTTTACGAGAAGGCAAGGATGACAGCCGCCCGTTCGAGCCAGATCCGCGAGAGGATATTTGATTGGGCGATCGACGTTGCCAAAGAGTTTGCCCGGCTAAATGAAAAAGGCGAACCGATCCCGGTTGCCCTGACCGCCAAACACAACCTGGCCGATACATTCGTTTATTCGAAACTGCGGCAGTTTTTCGGCGGCAATCTGCGGTTTTGTATAACGGGCGGAGCGGCACTTTCGGACGAGATATATCTGATCTTTACAGGTGCAGGAATTCACATCATGCAGGGCTACGGCCTGACCGAAACTTCGCCGGTCATCTCGTCAAACAATCCGAAGAACATACGCGTCGGCACCGTCGGCAAACCTATCCGCAACGTCGAGGTGCGGATCGCGAGTGACGGCGAGATCGAAACCCGCGGCCCAGGGGTAATGCTCGGCTATTATCACAAAGAAGAGGCTACGCGTGAGGTGTTTACCGAGGACGGTTGGTTCCGGACCGGCGACATCGGTGATCTCGATGCGGATGGCTACTTGATAATTACCGACCGCAAAAAGGAGTTGTTCAAGACGTCCGGATGCAAATACATCGCACCGTCGCATATCGAACAGCTGATCAAATCTTCACGTTTTGTCAATCAGGTCGTGCTGGTCGGAAATGAACGCAAATTCCCTGCGGCTCTGATCGTTCCGAATTTTGAAATGCTCGAATCCTACTCCGAACTGAAAGGACTGGATATTAAGACGCCGGCGGAATTTTGTAGACATGACAGGATCAAGAACCTGTTCGAACGTCAGGTCGCACATTTTACGGAAAGTCTGTCGTCGTTTGAAAAGGTGAAAAAGATCGCCCTAATCGAAAACGAATTGAGCGTAGATGGAGGCGAACTCACACCTACGCTCAAAGTAAAACGCCGAGTCGTTGACGAAAAATATAAGGCCCTGATCGACGAACTATACTCCGGCAGTTGA